From a single Pseudobutyrivibrio xylanivorans genomic region:
- a CDS encoding glycoside hydrolase family 3 protein, with the protein MSSKIFDVEKFAAVARRAVAEGIVLLKNDDGVLPLEAGSKIALFGRSQFNYYKSGTGSGGMVNAKYVIGVREALEADERFTLDEELKAIYDEWIKDNPFDAGIGWASEPWFQKEMPVTSELAKQAADSSDVAVVLIGRTAGEDQDNSNSQGSYLLTDDEHEMLKNVTAAFEKVVVLLNVGNIIDMKWVEKYNPSAVLYIWQGGQEGGLGAVDVLSGDVNPSGRLTDTVARDIEDYSSTANFGGNKYNIQQEDIYVGYRYFETFAKDKVLYPFGFGLSYTSFSIVPTAFYYGVEETEFEVQVTNTGSVKGQQVVQVYVSKPQGALGNPARELVGFAKTKELQPGEQETLSIVITNYQISSYDDSGVTGHKSAYVLLEGEYSFYIGENVREATLVASFEQEELEVVEQLSEAMAPVVEFERMKPIVNGAGEFEVSYEKAPVSTVDSNELRVEALKPEIKQTGDKGIKLADVDAGKASMDDFIAQLSDEDLCCIVRGEGMSSPKVTPGCGGAYGGVTDSLLEKGIPVSCCTDGPSGIRMDSGKRAFAMPNGTCLACAWNLDLTEELYNWEGLELRKNKVDVLLGPGMNIHRNPLNGRNFEYFSEDPLVTGKNAAAQLKGMHKYGVTGTIKHFALNTQETGRHTVEHVASERAIREIYLKGFEITVKEAGAHAVMTTYGSVNGYYTSSSYDLVTRILRNEWGFKGIVMTDWWAKGGRSYKGNNADMASIVRAQNDIYMVTSSAIDNTNKDNLEEELAAGTLSRAELQTCARNICQFIMGKPVFARLIEKGNELDLQLAEEADDDELEFDKIIDLRIDEDGVAEVDLAEIKTSRNSNNIISVSFKERGDYKLELTVRAGQNLSDLAQIPLSIFKDKDLLKMVTLTGEDKDWQTIEVPLIGCAMTFFLKLYFAQDGMEIKNIRISLTKSREEEFRMLFARMGEE; encoded by the coding sequence ATGAGTTCAAAGATATTTGATGTTGAGAAATTTGCAGCAGTTGCCCGACGCGCAGTTGCTGAGGGAATAGTATTACTAAAGAATGATGATGGTGTATTGCCACTTGAAGCGGGTTCAAAAATCGCGCTTTTTGGTCGAAGCCAGTTCAATTATTACAAGAGTGGCACAGGCTCTGGTGGAATGGTAAATGCCAAGTATGTCATCGGTGTGCGTGAGGCACTTGAGGCTGATGAAAGGTTCACTCTTGATGAGGAGCTTAAGGCTATATATGATGAGTGGATTAAGGATAATCCATTTGATGCAGGCATAGGCTGGGCTTCAGAGCCTTGGTTCCAAAAGGAAATGCCAGTGACCTCTGAGCTTGCAAAGCAGGCAGCAGACTCTTCTGATGTGGCTGTTGTTCTCATTGGCCGTACAGCAGGAGAGGATCAGGATAATAGCAACTCTCAAGGAAGCTACCTTCTTACAGATGATGAGCACGAGATGCTTAAGAATGTTACAGCTGCTTTTGAGAAGGTGGTTGTTCTTCTTAACGTTGGTAACATTATCGATATGAAATGGGTTGAGAAATACAATCCATCAGCCGTACTTTATATTTGGCAGGGTGGTCAGGAAGGTGGCCTTGGAGCAGTTGATGTGCTTTCAGGTGATGTAAATCCTTCTGGACGTCTTACAGATACAGTTGCCCGTGACATTGAGGATTATTCTTCTACAGCCAATTTCGGTGGAAATAAGTACAACATCCAGCAGGAGGATATCTATGTTGGCTACAGATATTTCGAGACTTTTGCAAAGGATAAGGTTCTCTATCCATTTGGCTTCGGATTGTCTTATACTTCATTTAGCATAGTTCCTACTGCCTTCTATTATGGTGTTGAGGAAACAGAGTTTGAGGTTCAAGTTACAAACACTGGCTCGGTTAAAGGACAGCAGGTTGTTCAGGTTTATGTTTCAAAGCCACAGGGGGCTCTTGGAAATCCTGCTCGTGAGCTTGTTGGATTTGCAAAGACAAAGGAGCTTCAGCCAGGAGAGCAGGAGACTCTTAGTATCGTAATTACGAATTACCAGATTTCAAGCTATGATGATAGCGGTGTTACAGGACACAAGAGCGCATACGTGCTCCTTGAGGGTGAGTACAGCTTCTATATTGGTGAGAATGTTAGAGAAGCTACACTTGTGGCTAGCTTTGAGCAGGAGGAGCTTGAGGTTGTAGAGCAGCTCTCAGAGGCTATGGCACCTGTTGTAGAATTTGAGCGCATGAAGCCAATCGTAAATGGTGCAGGAGAGTTTGAAGTTTCTTATGAAAAGGCACCTGTTTCAACAGTTGATTCTAACGAGCTTCGCGTTGAGGCACTCAAGCCTGAAATCAAACAGACTGGCGACAAGGGAATCAAGCTTGCTGACGTTGATGCTGGCAAAGCATCTATGGATGATTTTATAGCACAACTTTCGGACGAGGATCTTTGCTGCATCGTAAGAGGTGAGGGCATGAGCTCACCTAAGGTTACACCTGGTTGTGGTGGCGCTTATGGCGGTGTGACAGATTCACTTCTAGAGAAGGGTATTCCAGTGTCATGCTGTACAGATGGACCTTCAGGAATTCGTATGGATTCAGGCAAGAGAGCCTTTGCAATGCCAAATGGAACCTGCCTTGCTTGTGCATGGAATCTTGATCTTACTGAGGAGCTTTATAACTGGGAAGGTCTTGAGCTTCGTAAGAATAAGGTAGATGTGCTTCTTGGACCTGGTATGAATATTCACAGAAACCCTCTTAACGGACGTAACTTTGAGTATTTCAGTGAGGACCCACTTGTGACTGGAAAGAATGCAGCTGCACAGCTTAAGGGAATGCACAAATACGGAGTTACAGGTACAATCAAGCATTTTGCACTTAACACACAGGAAACAGGACGTCACACAGTTGAGCATGTTGCTTCAGAGCGTGCTATCCGTGAGATTTATCTCAAGGGCTTTGAAATCACGGTTAAGGAAGCAGGCGCTCATGCAGTTATGACAACTTATGGTTCTGTAAATGGCTACTACACATCATCAAGCTACGATTTGGTTACTAGAATTCTCAGAAATGAGTGGGGCTTCAAGGGCATCGTAATGACTGACTGGTGGGCTAAGGGTGGCCGTTCTTACAAGGGCAACAACGCTGATATGGCATCAATTGTCCGCGCGCAGAACGACATTTACATGGTTACAAGCTCTGCAATTGATAATACAAACAAGGATAATCTTGAGGAGGAGCTTGCCGCAGGAACACTTTCAAGAGCAGAGCTTCAGACTTGTGCAAGAAATATCTGCCAGTTCATCATGGGAAAGCCAGTGTTTGCACGCCTCATTGAAAAAGGAAATGAGCTTGACCTTCAGCTTGCAGAGGAAGCTGACGATGATGAGCTTGAGTTTGATAAGATTATTGATCTTCGTATAGACGAAGATGGAGTTGCGGAAGTTGATTTGGCCGAAATCAAGACTTCTCGAAACAGCAACAATATTATTTCGGTTTCATTCAAGGAGAGAGGAGATTACAAGCTGGAGCTGACAGTACGTGCAGGCCAAAACCTCAGCGACCTTGCTCAGATTCCGCTTAGCATCTTCAAGGATAAGGATCTTCTGAAGATGGTTACTCTTACCGGAGAGGATAAGGATTGGCAGACAATTGAGGTACCACTTATTGGTTGTGCCATGACATTCTTCCTAAAGCTTTATTTTGCACAGGATGGAATGGAGATTAAGAACATCAGAATTTCCCTGACAAAATCAAGAGAGGAAGAGTTCAGGATGCTGTTTGCAAGAATGGGCGAAGAATAG
- a CDS encoding alpha/beta hydrolase family protein: MEEFFINSDGIKLHAKLDRPEGAGKGPLCILIHGFTGHMEEEHIILVKDAMLKANVSVLRVEMYGHGQSEGEFEKHTLYKWVTNALSVVEYAKSLDFVTDLYLCGHSQGGLLTMLVGGMCADDFKAIIPMSPAWMIPEICREGMVLGTTFDAKHIPDRIFSEDWGWGLNGDYIRVAQTIHVEDEIERYDGEVLIIHGDEDATVPFSYAEKAEKLYKNAKLVPIHGADHCFEGHLDELSEAVYSFFMN; the protein is encoded by the coding sequence ATGGAAGAATTTTTTATTAACAGTGATGGGATTAAATTACACGCAAAGCTGGATAGGCCAGAAGGTGCTGGTAAGGGGCCGCTTTGCATTTTGATACATGGGTTTACGGGGCACATGGAGGAAGAGCATATTATTTTGGTTAAGGATGCAATGCTTAAGGCAAATGTGTCTGTACTTCGTGTTGAAATGTATGGTCATGGACAGAGTGAAGGAGAATTTGAAAAGCACACATTGTATAAGTGGGTGACAAATGCTCTTTCTGTTGTAGAGTATGCTAAGTCACTGGACTTTGTTACGGATTTGTATTTATGTGGTCACTCTCAGGGCGGTTTGCTTACAATGCTTGTGGGCGGAATGTGCGCTGATGATTTTAAAGCCATAATTCCTATGTCACCAGCATGGATGATTCCAGAAATATGTAGAGAGGGAATGGTTTTAGGCACAACTTTTGATGCTAAGCATATTCCAGATAGGATTTTTTCTGAGGATTGGGGCTGGGGCCTGAATGGAGATTATATCCGCGTGGCTCAGACTATTCATGTTGAGGATGAAATTGAGAGATATGACGGAGAAGTTTTGATTATCCATGGGGATGAGGATGCAACAGTTCCATTCTCGTACGCTGAGAAGGCTGAAAAGCTATATAAAAATGCAAAGCTTGTTCCAATTCATGGAGCCGATCATTGCTTCGAGGGACATTTGGATGAATTATCCGAGGCTGTGTATTCATTTTTCATGAATTAA
- a CDS encoding orotate phosphoribosyltransferase, which yields MLKDYTKIPAPLNSEVALKIIPGHFATNHSHITNYMEIGTMKTRCNEAQGVAQLLAMHYSVQTPVDTIVCADDMEVIGTFLAQELTKAGVANYNQHKTIYVTSPELTSTGQSIFRDNMQMAVRDKHVLLLFGSLTTGRTVASLAECVKYYGAEISGACAIFSAVRNVAGIDIISVFKEDDIPNYQSYPLHDCPLCKQGVKIDAIVNSFGYSELR from the coding sequence ATGCTAAAAGATTATACAAAGATTCCTGCACCACTTAATTCTGAGGTTGCGCTGAAAATTATTCCTGGTCACTTTGCAACCAACCATTCCCATATCACAAACTATATGGAAATCGGCACAATGAAAACCCGTTGCAACGAGGCTCAGGGCGTGGCACAGCTTCTTGCTATGCACTACTCAGTTCAGACTCCTGTTGACACAATCGTATGTGCCGACGACATGGAGGTTATCGGAACCTTCTTAGCTCAGGAGCTGACAAAAGCTGGTGTAGCAAATTACAATCAGCACAAAACAATCTACGTTACTTCACCAGAGCTTACCTCCACAGGTCAGAGCATCTTCCGCGATAACATGCAGATGGCTGTTCGCGACAAGCACGTGCTTTTGCTCTTCGGTTCTCTCACCACTGGACGAACAGTTGCGAGCTTGGCTGAATGCGTAAAATATTATGGTGCTGAAATTAGTGGCGCCTGCGCTATCTTCTCTGCAGTCCGCAATGTTGCAGGCATCGATATTATCTCCGTATTCAAAGAAGATGATATTCCTAACTACCAGTCGTATCCACTTCACGACTGCCCACTGTGTAAACAGGGCGTAAAGATTGACGCCATCGTAAATTCATTTGGATATTCAGAATTGCGATAA
- a CDS encoding GH36-type glycosyl hydrolase domain-containing protein, translating to MYKNITSGKYEFLDDKGSFRISKAEDTSYLYFPVASEKGLKCSVTPNLGGDAMVNQETFLLEPVSVENLHNNKNGRNFWLYMDNGDVWSAVGTSAEQESKKFTMEQDESLVSAGFMWHTATRTSNQYGVMAEITSFVPVDLNAEVMSVTIKNISAEAKVVAPIAAIPVFGRSADNLRDHRNVTSMLHRISTIEEGVLVKPTMSFDEKGHRLNNNTYFVLGFDENGGKPESFFPTVESFIGEGGSFSKPRSVYRQEKGVSAGEKFDGVEAVGGLKFAKTNLAPGESVSYTVLIGVTDDEAEIKAVAERLSTKSAVDAELENTKKYWTNKVNVDVHTGNKEFDEFMEWVAFQPFLRRVYGCSFLPYHDYGRGGRGWRDLWQDCLALLFMEPDDVRKMLVANFGGVRMDGTNATIIGDGLGNFIADRNGIARVWMDHAYWPLKTLLLYIHQSGDYEILKEKVPYFKDSIVHRGNLVDKSFETKGNYQYAEDGEVYKGSIIEHLLVQNLCAFYEVGEHNTLRLRGADWNDALDMASKNGESVAFSYAYAGSLKELSMLIKQFSVSLGIDTISIASELNTLLDSYVQLYDSVSQKKELLEKYCKLVEGNISGKQTAIPVSTLVTKLMEMSDWFTNHLNSQEWISGEKNQGWFNSYYDDSCRRVECFDADDAKTRMMLTGQVFAIMGNVATDEQVKSIAEAADRYLYKEAIGGYRLNTNFNEVKMDFGRMFGFAYGEKENGAVFSHMAVMYANALYHRGFAKEGHKALKALSDASMNFNVSHMYPGIPEYFDAKGRGKYPYLTGAASWYLLTMITEVFGVKGEAGNLVIEPALMKEQFDEEGKASIALNFAGKRFTIVFTNSSNSEVGEYSIKNATLNGKEIALDGARVVIAREIIETLDDSNEINVEF from the coding sequence ATGTATAAGAATATAACTTCAGGTAAATACGAATTTTTAGATGATAAAGGAAGCTTTAGAATCAGCAAGGCTGAGGATACAAGCTATCTATATTTCCCAGTTGCTTCAGAGAAGGGATTGAAGTGCTCGGTTACACCTAATTTGGGTGGCGATGCTATGGTCAATCAGGAGACCTTCCTTTTGGAGCCAGTCAGTGTAGAAAATCTCCACAACAATAAAAATGGCCGTAACTTCTGGCTGTACATGGACAACGGTGATGTATGGTCAGCTGTTGGCACTTCTGCAGAGCAGGAGAGTAAGAAATTCACAATGGAGCAGGATGAGAGTCTTGTGTCCGCAGGATTCATGTGGCATACAGCTACAAGAACCTCTAACCAGTATGGTGTAATGGCTGAAATCACCTCCTTTGTGCCGGTAGACTTGAACGCTGAAGTCATGTCGGTGACCATTAAAAACATTTCAGCTGAAGCAAAGGTTGTTGCCCCTATCGCAGCAATTCCAGTTTTTGGACGTTCTGCGGATAACCTTCGCGACCATCGTAATGTCACATCGATGCTCCATCGAATTTCTACTATAGAAGAGGGCGTTCTTGTTAAGCCAACTATGTCTTTTGACGAAAAGGGACACAGACTTAACAATAATACATATTTTGTTTTGGGTTTCGATGAAAATGGCGGCAAGCCAGAATCATTCTTCCCAACAGTCGAGTCATTCATCGGCGAGGGAGGAAGCTTCTCAAAGCCAAGAAGCGTTTACAGACAGGAAAAGGGAGTTTCTGCTGGAGAGAAGTTTGACGGTGTTGAGGCAGTTGGCGGATTAAAATTCGCAAAGACGAATTTGGCACCAGGTGAGAGCGTTTCCTACACAGTTTTAATCGGTGTTACAGACGATGAAGCAGAAATTAAGGCTGTTGCTGAAAGACTTAGCACTAAATCAGCAGTTGATGCTGAACTTGAAAATACAAAGAAGTATTGGACAAACAAGGTAAATGTTGATGTCCATACAGGAAATAAAGAGTTCGACGAATTCATGGAATGGGTTGCATTCCAGCCATTCCTTCGTAGAGTTTACGGATGTTCATTCCTTCCATATCATGATTACGGAAGAGGCGGCAGAGGTTGGAGAGACCTTTGGCAGGATTGTCTGGCACTTCTTTTCATGGAGCCAGATGATGTAAGAAAGATGCTTGTTGCAAACTTCGGTGGTGTCCGCATGGATGGAACCAACGCAACAATCATTGGCGATGGCCTAGGCAACTTCATCGCTGATAGAAATGGCATTGCGAGAGTTTGGATGGATCACGCTTATTGGCCACTGAAGACACTTCTCCTTTACATCCATCAGTCAGGCGATTATGAAATCCTGAAGGAAAAGGTTCCATATTTCAAGGATTCAATCGTTCACAGAGGAAATCTTGTGGACAAGAGCTTTGAGACAAAGGGTAATTATCAGTATGCTGAGGATGGTGAGGTTTACAAGGGCTCAATCATTGAGCATTTACTTGTTCAAAACCTTTGTGCTTTTTACGAGGTGGGCGAGCACAACACACTTAGGCTTCGCGGAGCTGATTGGAATGATGCTCTTGATATGGCTTCAAAAAATGGTGAGTCGGTAGCATTTTCTTATGCATACGCAGGAAGCCTCAAGGAGCTTTCAATGCTCATTAAGCAGTTCTCAGTGAGCCTTGGAATCGACACTATTTCCATTGCTTCAGAACTTAACACACTTTTGGATTCATACGTACAGCTTTACGATTCAGTAAGCCAGAAGAAGGAGCTTCTTGAAAAATATTGCAAGCTTGTTGAAGGAAACATTTCAGGAAAGCAGACAGCAATTCCAGTTTCAACACTTGTTACAAAGCTTATGGAGATGTCAGATTGGTTCACAAACCATTTGAATTCTCAGGAGTGGATTTCAGGCGAGAAGAATCAGGGCTGGTTCAACAGCTATTACGATGACAGCTGCCGCAGAGTTGAGTGCTTCGATGCAGATGATGCAAAGACACGCATGATGCTTACTGGCCAGGTATTTGCAATCATGGGAAATGTTGCAACAGATGAACAGGTTAAGAGCATCGCAGAGGCTGCCGACAGATATCTTTACAAAGAGGCCATCGGTGGATACAGACTTAACACTAACTTCAACGAGGTCAAGATGGACTTTGGAAGAATGTTTGGATTTGCCTACGGCGAAAAGGAAAATGGTGCGGTATTCTCACACATGGCTGTAATGTATGCCAACGCATTGTATCATAGAGGTTTTGCGAAGGAAGGCCATAAGGCACTTAAGGCATTATCTGATGCTTCAATGAACTTCAATGTCAGCCACATGTATCCAGGAATTCCTGAGTACTTCGATGCAAAGGGCCGTGGCAAATATCCATACCTTACTGGCGCTGCATCTTGGTATTTGCTCACTATGATTACTGAGGTGTTTGGTGTGAAGGGTGAAGCGGGAAATCTTGTGATTGAACCAGCTCTTATGAAAGAGCAGTTCGATGAGGAAGGCAAAGCAAGCATCGCCCTCAACTTCGCAGGCAAGCGCTTTACTATCGTATTTACGAATTCATCAAATTCCGAGGTGGGAGAGTATTCTATAAAGAATGCAACACTAAACGGCAAAGAAATCGCACTCGATGGCGCGCGCGTCGTAATCGCAAGAGAAATAATTGAAACTTTAGATGATAGTAACGAAATAAACGTAGAATTTTAG
- a CDS encoding helix-turn-helix domain-containing protein, producing MNRLKNYAIDEDDEIVHRHQNAELLFYQQVAKGDVDAIRENCEKHEFLNQAGVGQLSKDPLQNLKYHFVVSVAIISRLCVDNGMEMEKSYRLSDYYIQSLDDINTIEKMEQLHDRMVTDYTGKMKIIRQNAGLSRPMTECMNYIYSHLKERITVKDLAEYTSNSASYISRLFKDELGVSTSDYIRTAKLEASKNLLRYSDYSLVEIANYFSFTSQSHFCQLFQKETGLTPKKYREKFYGTHWKGTEKDIMNFES from the coding sequence ATGAACAGATTAAAGAATTACGCGATTGACGAAGACGACGAGATTGTCCACAGACACCAGAATGCTGAGCTGTTGTTTTATCAGCAGGTTGCGAAGGGGGATGTTGATGCAATCAGGGAGAACTGCGAGAAGCATGAGTTTTTGAATCAGGCGGGTGTTGGACAACTGTCCAAGGATCCACTGCAGAACCTGAAATATCATTTTGTTGTTTCGGTGGCAATTATCTCCCGTCTTTGTGTTGATAATGGAATGGAAATGGAAAAGTCTTATCGACTTTCAGATTATTATATCCAGAGTCTGGATGATATTAATACTATAGAAAAGATGGAGCAGCTCCATGACCGCATGGTCACAGACTACACTGGAAAAATGAAAATCATTCGCCAGAACGCAGGTCTTTCAAGACCAATGACTGAATGTATGAATTACATCTATTCTCATTTGAAGGAACGCATCACTGTAAAGGACCTGGCGGAATATACCAGCAACTCAGCCAGCTACATTTCAAGACTTTTCAAGGATGAGCTTGGCGTTTCTACCAGTGACTACATCAGAACAGCAAAACTTGAAGCCTCAAAAAATCTTCTTCGCTACAGTGATTATTCATTAGTAGAGATTGCGAATTATTTTTCGTTTACTTCACAGAGTCATTTCTGTCAGTTGTTCCAGAAAGAAACTGGGCTGACACCAAAAAAGTACCGCGAGAAATTCTACGGTACTCATTGGAAAGGGACTGAAAAAGACATTATGAACTTTGAATCCTAA
- a CDS encoding carbohydrate ABC transporter substrate-binding protein encodes MKKRVVSLMLALSMVAGLTACGGDAANSSSDSAASAESSAYVAEGEEGKVINIYCWNDEFRTRVEAVYDKVDHTSDDGTITYLTDGTEIHWTVNPNQDGVYQSKLDEALLNQGSAADDDKVDMFLSETDYVVKYTDAAADVAIPLTDLGIDPATDLADQYDFTKTVASDANGVQRGSTWQACPCLFVYRRDIAQDAFGTDDPDEIHAKVADWATMKASGEELKAKGYYTLAGYADTFRAYGNSISKPWVEEGSTEINVDPQIINWINDSKEWLDAGLLDKNIKGQWTDDWNKSMGSESKVFGFLLPAWGIDFVLNPNWDGEAGAWAVTDGPQAFNWGGSFVHGCAGTDNPEHVKEIILAVTANKDNLMKITKDYLDFTNTQSGMKEIAEDETFSAEFLGGENPFKYFQPAAASISMTTLSPYDQGCVELIQSSFGDYFQGQVDYDTAKANFEKAIMERYPDITAVNWPE; translated from the coding sequence ATGAAAAAGAGAGTAGTTAGTCTCATGCTTGCCCTTTCTATGGTAGCAGGACTTACAGCTTGCGGGGGAGACGCAGCAAACTCATCTTCAGACAGCGCAGCTTCTGCGGAGAGCAGCGCTTACGTAGCAGAAGGCGAGGAAGGAAAGGTTATCAACATCTATTGCTGGAACGACGAGTTTAGAACAAGAGTTGAGGCTGTTTATGACAAGGTTGATCACACATCAGATGATGGTACAATCACATACCTTACAGACGGCACAGAGATTCATTGGACAGTAAACCCTAACCAGGATGGTGTATATCAGTCAAAGCTTGACGAGGCACTTTTGAACCAGGGTTCAGCAGCTGATGATGACAAGGTTGATATGTTCCTTTCAGAGACAGATTATGTTGTTAAGTATACTGATGCAGCAGCTGATGTAGCAATTCCACTTACAGACCTTGGTATTGACCCAGCTACAGATTTAGCTGATCAGTATGATTTCACAAAGACAGTAGCTTCTGACGCTAATGGCGTACAGAGAGGCTCTACATGGCAGGCTTGCCCATGTCTTTTCGTTTATCGTCGTGATATTGCACAGGATGCATTTGGAACAGATGATCCAGATGAGATTCACGCAAAGGTTGCTGATTGGGCAACAATGAAGGCATCAGGCGAGGAGCTTAAGGCAAAGGGTTACTACACACTTGCAGGTTATGCAGATACATTCCGTGCTTATGGCAACAGCATTTCAAAGCCATGGGTTGAGGAAGGTTCAACAGAGATTAACGTAGATCCACAGATCATCAACTGGATTAACGATTCTAAGGAATGGCTCGATGCTGGTCTTCTTGACAAGAACATCAAGGGTCAGTGGACAGATGACTGGAACAAGTCAATGGGTTCAGAGTCAAAGGTATTTGGTTTCTTACTTCCAGCATGGGGTATCGATTTCGTCCTTAATCCAAACTGGGATGGCGAAGCAGGCGCTTGGGCTGTAACAGATGGTCCTCAGGCATTCAACTGGGGTGGTTCTTTCGTTCACGGTTGCGCTGGTACAGATAACCCAGAGCACGTTAAGGAAATCATCCTTGCTGTAACAGCAAACAAGGATAACCTTATGAAGATTACAAAGGATTATCTTGATTTCACAAACACACAGTCAGGCATGAAGGAGATTGCAGAGGATGAGACATTCTCAGCGGAGTTCCTTGGTGGTGAGAACCCATTCAAGTACTTCCAGCCAGCAGCTGCTTCAATTTCTATGACAACACTTTCACCATATGATCAGGGTTGCGTAGAGCTTATCCAGAGCTCATTTGGTGACTACTTCCAGGGTCAGGTTGACTACGACACAGCTAAGGCTAACTTCGAAAAGGCTATCATGGAGAGATATCCAGATATCACAGCTGTGAACTGGCCTGAGTAA
- a CDS encoding carbohydrate ABC transporter permease, giving the protein MMKKSKSISRAKYGYFFILPFFVTYFIFSLIPLLDTIRYSFFEYYRSGLRIVGPNFVGFDNYINVMGKDFFQYMGNTFILWIIGFIPQIVIALLLASWFVDVRLKIRCEQFFKVVIYLPNLIMASAFAMLFFTLFSTSGPVNNILQSIGIVSGPIDFMGTPLGTRLLIALMNFLMWFGNTTIMLMAAIMGISPDIFEAASIDGCTPRQSFFHITLPLIKPILTYSLITSLIGGLQMFDVPQILTNGQGNPNRTSYTLIMWLNNLLRAPDYGRAGALSVYLFIVSGILCLVVYKMINNDDEEKRIKKLQKAEKRKVK; this is encoded by the coding sequence ATTATGAAAAAATCAAAGAGTATAAGCCGCGCAAAGTATGGCTATTTCTTTATACTTCCATTCTTCGTGACTTATTTCATTTTTTCATTGATACCACTTTTGGACACGATCAGGTATAGCTTTTTTGAATACTACCGCTCAGGTCTTCGTATCGTAGGACCTAATTTCGTGGGATTTGATAACTATATCAATGTAATGGGTAAGGACTTCTTCCAGTACATGGGAAACACCTTCATCCTTTGGATTATTGGATTTATTCCACAGATTGTTATCGCACTTTTACTTGCCTCATGGTTTGTAGATGTTCGACTTAAAATCCGTTGTGAACAGTTCTTCAAGGTGGTGATATATTTACCAAATCTAATTATGGCATCAGCTTTCGCAATGCTGTTCTTCACCCTGTTTTCAACTTCAGGTCCAGTAAACAATATCCTTCAGAGTATTGGTATTGTAAGTGGTCCAATTGATTTCATGGGAACCCCACTTGGAACACGACTTCTCATTGCATTGATGAATTTCCTTATGTGGTTTGGTAACACAACAATTATGCTTATGGCGGCAATCATGGGAATCAGCCCTGACATTTTCGAGGCTGCTTCAATCGATGGCTGTACCCCTAGACAGTCATTCTTCCACATCACTTTGCCACTTATTAAGCCAATCCTAACATACTCACTTATCACATCACTTATTGGTGGTTTACAGATGTTCGACGTACCACAGATTTTGACAAACGGCCAGGGAAATCCAAACCGTACAAGCTACACACTTATCATGTGGCTGAACAACTTGCTTCGTGCACCAGATTATGGACGTGCAGGTGCATTGTCAGTTTATCTGTTCATCGTCAGTGGTATTCTTTGCCTCGTTGTTTATAAGATGATTAACAATGATGATGAGGAGAAGAGAATTAAGAAATTACAGAAAGCAGAAAAGAGGAAGGTGAAGTAA